One stretch of Geoalkalibacter ferrihydriticus DSM 17813 DNA includes these proteins:
- a CDS encoding ATP-binding protein, which produces MTDKEGFKTILHSLSDGLVVADQEERIVLMNPAAEEMLGVASAATVGLSVRSLIPEDSLHFRLNALLQGEKDQNTFDIHWQGEGGLSQFFRVRLSAYPQKSRRLKGVILLLEDVTREHELDRMKNAFLATAAHELRTPLTSVLGYVELLQESEHLTAEQKSEFLGYIAEKGEWLSHLVDNLLDLGRMESGQPLNLERTSWNLRELLEYSVDPFRKAGANHRFIVEAPPHSIVVSADRSRVLQVLENLLTNAIKYSPRGGAIRVRAVAGEGEVLISVTDEGIGMTQEQVEKVFDRFYRADTSTTAVGGIGLGMSIAKGIVEAHGGTIRVESAPGRGTTVSFTLPWLGTEALSPHDQAQIMERRQEAEPEEKGSIRSEPGPVISEVEPEMRRVERLTEVVQRLSRARGLEQVMAIVRRAVRELTGADGATFILREGEFSYYAAEDAISPLFVGKRFPLDQCIGGWTILHNAPALVEDISADDRIPKEAYTSTFVRSLTTVPIGTTAPVAAIGAYWAIPHVTSETELQLLKMLANTTALVMEKIQSQEELERSGRNE; this is translated from the coding sequence ATGACAGACAAGGAGGGGTTCAAAACAATTCTGCACTCTTTGTCGGACGGACTGGTCGTCGCCGACCAAGAGGAGAGAATTGTTCTCATGAACCCTGCGGCAGAGGAGATGCTCGGAGTTGCCTCTGCCGCCACGGTCGGCCTTTCAGTTCGTTCGCTGATCCCTGAAGACTCTCTACACTTCCGCCTCAATGCGCTGCTTCAAGGTGAGAAGGACCAAAATACATTCGATATTCACTGGCAGGGAGAGGGGGGCTTATCCCAGTTTTTCCGGGTGCGTCTTTCGGCTTACCCTCAAAAAAGTAGACGGTTAAAGGGGGTCATTCTACTTCTGGAAGATGTGACACGGGAGCACGAACTTGACCGGATGAAAAACGCGTTTCTCGCCACTGCCGCCCACGAGTTGCGCACCCCTCTGACTTCCGTTCTCGGCTATGTCGAGCTGCTACAGGAATCCGAGCACCTAACCGCGGAGCAGAAAAGTGAATTTCTAGGGTACATCGCCGAAAAAGGTGAGTGGTTGTCCCACCTGGTGGACAACCTCCTGGACCTTGGACGGATGGAGAGCGGACAGCCCCTGAATCTTGAGAGAACATCCTGGAACCTTCGAGAACTGCTTGAATACTCGGTCGATCCCTTCCGGAAGGCAGGAGCGAACCATCGCTTCATTGTTGAGGCGCCACCCCATTCCATCGTGGTCAGTGCGGACCGCTCCAGGGTTCTGCAGGTGCTCGAAAACCTGCTGACAAACGCCATCAAATATTCTCCCCGTGGCGGAGCGATCCGGGTAAGAGCGGTGGCCGGTGAGGGGGAAGTGCTGATATCCGTCACCGATGAGGGGATCGGAATGACGCAGGAGCAGGTTGAAAAAGTCTTCGACAGGTTCTACCGCGCCGATACCTCCACCACCGCTGTGGGTGGCATCGGGCTCGGGATGAGTATCGCCAAAGGGATCGTTGAAGCTCACGGGGGGACCATCCGGGTGGAGAGTGCCCCGGGGCGGGGCACGACTGTTTCTTTCACTCTTCCATGGTTGGGAACCGAAGCTCTTTCCCCCCACGACCAGGCCCAGATCATGGAAAGGCGCCAGGAGGCTGAACCGGAAGAAAAGGGGAGCATCAGGAGCGAACCAGGCCCCGTTATCTCAGAGGTTGAGCCGGAAATGAGAAGGGTCGAGCGGCTGACGGAGGTCGTGCAGAGGCTCAGCAGGGCGCGCGGGCTGGAACAGGTCATGGCGATCGTCCGTCGGGCCGTCCGGGAGCTGACGGGCGCCGATGGGGCCACCTTCATTCTGCGGGAGGGGGAATTCTCCTATTACGCGGCGGAGGACGCCATCAGCCCCCTTTTCGTCGGCAAGCGCTTTCCCCTCGACCAGTGCATCGGCGGGTGGACCATTCTTCACAACGCGCCGGCCCTCGTGGAGGACATCTCCGCCGATGACCGCATTCCCAAGGAGGCCTACACCTCTACCTTTGTTCGCAGCCTGACGACCGTGCCGATCGGAACGACAGCGCCGGTGGCGGCGATCGGAGCCTACTGGGCGATTCCACACGTGACCAGCGAAACCGAGTTGCAGCTACTGAAGATGCTGGCCAATACCACGGCCCTTGTGATGGAGAAGATCCAGTCCCAAGAGGAGCTGGAGCGCTCCGGCCGCAATGAATAG
- the ric gene encoding iron-sulfur cluster repair di-iron protein, with amino-acid sequence MSQEKNGNMTIGALVAEDYRIADVFEKHGIDFCCGGQATLAATCQENDLDLTKILQEMETVKKEPIGRSENFATWSLPFLIDYIVNTHHAYLKENDAHIVAYARKIAEVHRVHHPEVIEIATIFAKIADDMAVHLKAEEEVFFPAVKRVDTAVSSGQDPQSDDRALIKSELTKLHREHEQIGDAIHKIRHLAADYAIPEDACNTFVITYKKLKEFEDDLHKHVHLENNILFLKAAQL; translated from the coding sequence ATGTCCCAGGAAAAAAACGGCAACATGACCATAGGCGCCTTGGTCGCCGAAGATTACCGGATTGCAGACGTCTTCGAGAAACACGGCATCGACTTCTGCTGCGGTGGTCAGGCAACCCTTGCCGCCACCTGCCAGGAGAACGATCTCGACCTGACGAAGATCCTGCAGGAGATGGAAACTGTGAAAAAGGAGCCGATTGGTCGCAGTGAAAACTTTGCGACCTGGTCTCTGCCGTTTCTCATTGACTACATCGTCAACACTCATCATGCCTATCTAAAAGAGAATGACGCGCACATTGTCGCCTACGCCCGCAAGATTGCCGAGGTGCATAGGGTACATCATCCCGAGGTGATCGAAATCGCCACCATCTTTGCCAAGATTGCCGATGATATGGCAGTCCACTTAAAAGCCGAAGAAGAGGTTTTCTTTCCAGCGGTCAAACGTGTCGATACGGCCGTCAGCAGCGGGCAGGACCCGCAATCTGATGACCGCGCCCTGATCAAATCCGAGCTGACAAAGCTGCATCGTGAGCATGAGCAGATTGGCGATGCCATCCACAAAATTCGGCATCTAGCTGCGGATTATGCGATTCCGGAGGACGCCTGCAATACGTTTGTGATTACTTATAAGAAGCTCAAGGAATTCGAGGATGATCTGCACAAGCATGTCCATCTCGAAAACAACATCCTCTTTCTAAAGGCGGCTCAACTCTGA
- a CDS encoding DUF2179 domain-containing protein, producing MFSEFAGSSSLVATVAIPVLVFLARILDVSLATLRISMVYRGLKNLAAPLGFLEALIWVLAISQVMQHLDSWFTYLAFALGFGAGNYVGLLIEERLAFGNLILRVITPNDDTTLTKALWDADFGVTSVCARGESGPVKVIFTVVKRRDLPKALGLIRQFNPNAFYTIEDVRFFNETHPPVARATRGRKIFRFRSVKTA from the coding sequence ATGTTTTCTGAGTTTGCTGGCAGTTCCAGCCTGGTTGCTACTGTAGCTATCCCAGTACTGGTGTTTCTGGCTCGGATTCTTGATGTCAGTCTGGCTACTTTGCGGATTTCCATGGTGTATCGCGGACTCAAGAACTTAGCCGCGCCCCTAGGATTTCTCGAAGCGCTGATCTGGGTGCTGGCGATCTCACAGGTGATGCAGCACCTCGACAGCTGGTTCACCTATCTGGCGTTCGCTCTGGGGTTTGGTGCCGGTAATTATGTTGGTTTGCTGATCGAAGAGCGATTGGCTTTCGGTAATTTGATTTTACGGGTGATCACGCCGAATGACGATACAACCCTGACCAAGGCGCTGTGGGATGCTGATTTTGGCGTGACCAGTGTCTGTGCGCGGGGAGAATCGGGCCCGGTAAAAGTTATTTTTACCGTCGTTAAACGCCGCGATTTACCCAAAGCCCTGGGGTTAATCCGACAATTTAACCCTAACGCTTTTTACACTATTGAGGATGTCCGCTTTTTTAACGAAACCCACCCTCCGGTTGCGCGGGCGACCCGAGGTAGAAAGATTTTTCGATTCCGCTCGGTCAAAACGGCTTGA
- the rnk gene encoding nucleoside diphosphate kinase regulator — protein MNESTLVFSDYDVERLEDILDGYRFTESKRGSFDALADELGKGNVVAASKMPPDVVTLNSRILLRDLDKNTELEVTLVLPANADFAAGRLSVTSPIGTAVLGYAVGDEIKWQVQAGVKRLRIEKILYQPESAGDFHL, from the coding sequence ATGAATGAGAGTACCCTGGTTTTTAGCGATTATGATGTCGAGCGTTTAGAGGATATTCTCGATGGCTACCGGTTTACGGAGTCAAAACGCGGGAGTTTCGATGCCCTGGCGGATGAACTGGGCAAGGGCAATGTGGTGGCGGCCAGCAAGATGCCACCCGACGTGGTGACCCTCAATTCGCGCATCCTTCTGCGCGATCTGGATAAAAATACAGAGTTGGAGGTGACCCTGGTGCTGCCGGCTAATGCTGATTTTGCCGCCGGACGGTTATCGGTGACCTCTCCGATTGGCACCGCTGTGCTTGGTTATGCGGTTGGTGATGAGATTAAATGGCAGGTGCAGGCCGGGGTCAAGCGGCTGCGGATTGAAAAGATTCTCTATCAACCAGAAAGTGCTGGGGATTTTCACCTCTAA
- a CDS encoding RNA polymerase sigma factor: MNPSDEQLMTAYADGDMQAFELLYARHRGRILGYLYNKLRDRDGAEEVFQATFAKLHAARDRYREDIPFLPWIFTIARNALIDHLRRNQVYRKNLVFNDESIMNAAAVESSDAPVGNTLAGLATLSHRQREVLELRFDQDFSFDEIAARLQTSSGNARQMVSRAIRHLRKALGARK; encoded by the coding sequence ATGAATCCCTCCGACGAGCAACTCATGACGGCCTATGCCGATGGAGATATGCAGGCTTTTGAGCTGTTGTATGCCCGGCACAGGGGACGCATCCTGGGCTACCTGTACAACAAGCTGCGTGACCGTGACGGGGCCGAGGAAGTGTTCCAGGCAACCTTTGCCAAACTGCATGCGGCCAGAGACAGATATCGCGAGGATATCCCTTTTCTGCCCTGGATTTTTACCATTGCCCGCAACGCGTTGATCGACCACCTTCGCAGGAATCAGGTGTACCGAAAAAATCTGGTGTTCAATGATGAGTCGATCATGAATGCCGCTGCTGTTGAAAGCTCTGATGCGCCTGTCGGCAATACCCTCGCCGGGCTGGCTACCCTCAGCCATCGACAGCGCGAAGTCCTTGAGCTTCGCTTTGATCAGGATTTTTCCTTTGATGAAATTGCCGCCAGGCTTCAGACCAGCAGCGGCAATGCCCGACAGATGGTCAGTCGTGCCATTCGTCATCTGCGCAAGGCACTGGGTGCAAGGAAATAA